In the genome of Cuculus canorus isolate bCucCan1 chromosome 28, bCucCan1.pri, whole genome shotgun sequence, one region contains:
- the UBAP2L gene encoding ubiquitin-associated protein 2-like isoform X1 yields MMTSVGTNRARGSWEQTQTQSQTQHKQRPQATAEQIRLAQMISDHNDADFEEKVKQLIDITGKNQDECVIALHDCNGDVNRAINVLLEGNPDTHSWEMVGKKKGVSGQKESGQTEPSEESKENRERDRDFSRRRGGPPRRGRGASRGREFRGQENGLDGGKTGGSTGRGTERGRRGRGRGRGGAGRRGGRFSAQGMGTFNPADYAEPASTDENYGNSNNTAWNNTGSFEPDDGTRLDFIGGEGSNYPRKFDTAPGTIHPGAWRAATEEWGTEDWNEDLSETKIFTASNVSSVPLPAENVTITAGQRIDLAVLLGKTPSSMENESTNLESSQAPSLAQPLVFSNSKQSAISQPASGNSFSHHSMVSMLGKGFGDVSEAKGSSTTGSQFLEQFKTAQALAQLAAQHTQPAGSTTASSWDMGSTTQTSALVQYDLKNPTDSSVHSPFAKRQAFTSTSTMIEVFMQEKQPVVTASTTVPAPSSSPLPSKANPVPQMSPGSSDNQSSSPQPAQQKLKQQKKKASLTSKIPALAVEMPGSADISGLNLQFGALQFGSEPVLAEYESTPTTSAAASQSQSSLYTSTASESSSTISSNQSQESGYQSGTIQTATFTSQNSAQGPLYEQRSTQTRRYPNSISSSPQKDLTQAKNGFSSVQPTPLQTTQAVEGATGPTVKSDSPSAPSIAPLNDGVSASSLLTTASQHSTALSSLSHSEELPSTTAAQLSSTLPTQQNSLSSSTSSGRTSTSTLLHTSVESEASLHSSASTFSTSSSTVSVAPPVVSVSSSLSSVSSLGLSLSSNSTVTASTRSSVATTSGKAPPNLPPGVPPLLPNPYIMAPGLLHAYPPQVYGYDDLQMLQTRFPLDYYSIPFPTPTTPLTGRDGSLSSNPYSGDLTKFGRGDASSPAPATTLAQPQQSQTQTHHTTQQTFLNPALPPGYSYTSLPYYTGVPGLPSTFQYGPAVFPVAPTSSKQHGVNVSVNASATPFQQPSGYGSHGYSTGVSVTSSNTGVPDISGSVYSKTQQSFEKQGFHTGTPAASFNLPSALGSGGPINPATAAAYPPTPFMHILTPHQQPHSQILHHHLQQDGQLPYLQMILCCQRQQEDQSGSGQRSQGSSIPQKSQANKSAYNSYSWGTN; encoded by the exons CATTCCTGGGAAATGGTTGGGAAGAAGAAGGGTGTCTCAGGACAGAAGGAGAGCGGACAGACAGAACCcagtgaagaaagcaaagaaaaccgGGAGAGGGATCGGGATTTCAGCAGACGACGTGGAGGGCCACCGAGGCGGGGGCGTGGTGCCAGCCGTGGACGAGAGT ttCGGGGCCAGGAGAATGGACTGGATGGTGGGAAGACTGGCGGATCTACTGGAAGAGGCACGGAAAGAGGGAGACGGGGACGTGGCCGAGGCCGAG GTGGCGCTGGAAGGCGAGGGGGACGGTTTTCTGCCCAGGGCATGGG AACTTTCAACCCTGCTGATTATGCTGAGCCGGCCAGCACAGATGAGAACTACGGGAATAGCAACAACACCGCGTGGAACAACACCGGCAGCTTCGAGCCAGATGACGGCACAA gacTTGATTTCATTGGGGGTGAGGGGTCAAATTATCCCCGAAAATTTGACACTGCTCCTGGTACGATACATCCAG GCGCGTGGAGGGCAGCGACAGAAGAATGGGGCACGGAGGACTGGAATGAAGAT ctgtcTGAGACAAAGATCTTCACCGCCTCCAACGTGTCCTCAGTGCCTCTGCCTGCCGAGAACGTGACAATCACAGCTGGACAGAG AATTGATCTGGCGGTCCTGCTAGGAAAGACGCCCTCTTCTATGGAGAATGAGTCAACGAACCTGGAGTCATCCCAGGCTCCTTCCCTGGCCCAGCCGCTGGTGTTCAGCAATTCCAAGCAGAGCGCTATCTCCCAGCCGGCCTCTGGGAACTCCTTCTCTCACCACAGCATG GTGAGCATGCTGGGGAAAGGGTTCGGAGATGTCAGCGAGGCCAAAGGCAGCAGTACCACGGGCTCGCAGTTCCTGGAGCAGTTCAAGACGGCCCAGGCTCTGGCTCAGCTGGCGGCTCAGCACACTCAGCCTGCTGGGAGCaccactgcttcttcctgggaCATGGGATCCACCACGCAGACCTCGGCTCTTGTGCAGTATG ATCTCAAGAACCCAACAGACTCTTCCGTGCACAGTCCCTTCGCCAAGCGTCAGGCCTTCACGTCAACTTCCACCATGATAGAAGTGTTCATGCAAGAGAAACAGCCTGTGGTGACTGCTTCCACCACCGTGCCGGCTCCCTCTTCCTCGCCGCTGCCCAGCAAAGCCAACCCTGTTCCCCAGATGTCCCCTGGTTCCTCAGACAACCAGTCCTCTAGCCCTcagccagcacagcagaagctgaagcagcagaagaagaaagcatcGTTAACATCAAAG ATTCCTGCGCTGGCAGTGGAAATGCCCGGCTCAGCTGATATCTCAGGGCTAAACCTGCAGTTTGGGGCGTTACAGTTTGGTTCAGAGCCTGTTCTCGCCGAGTATGAATCGACGCCCACAACGAGCGCCGCTGCCAGCCAGTCTCAGAGCAGCCTGTACACCAGCACGGCCAG TGAATCTTCATCCACAATTTCGTCCAATCAAAGCCAGGAGTCTGGTTACCAGAGCGGCACAATACAGACAGCAACGTTTACCTCCCAGAACAGCGCTCAGGGACCACTGTACGAACAGAGATCCACCCAGACAAGGCGATACCCAAATTCAATCTCCTCCTCGCCCCAGAAAGATCTGACCCAGGCCAAG aatggtttcagttctGTACAACCCACGCCATTACAAACCACGCAGGCCGTTGAAG GTGCTACAGGCCCCACAGTGAAATCCGATTCCCCTTCTGCTCCCAGTATCGCGCCTCTCAATGATGGGGTATCGGCGTCGTCCTTGCTGACGACCGCCAGCCAACACTCAacagctctgagcagcctgagccacaGCGAGGAGCTCCCCAGCACGACCGCCGCTCAGCTCAGCAG TACGTTACCGACGCAGCAGaacagcctgtcctcatccaCATCCTCTGGGAGAACGTCAACTTCAACTCTTCTG CACACAAGTGTGGAGAGTGAAGCAAGCCTCCATTCTTCTGCTAGCactttctccacctcctccagcacGGTATCGGTCGCCCCGCCGGTCGTAAGTGTTTCATCCAGCCTCAGCAGTGTCAGCAGCCTGGGCCTCAGCCTCAGCAGCAACTCCACAGTGACGGCCTCCACTCGCAGCTCCGTTGCTACAACGTCAG gAAAAGCCCCTCCCAATCTCCCTCCTGGGGTACCACCATTGTTGCCTAATCCGTACATCATGGCTCCAGGGTTGCTACATGCATATCCG CCACAAGTGTATGGATACGATGACTTGCAGATGCTTCAGACGAGGTTCCCGTTG GATTACTACAGCATCCCATTCCCTACACCTACCACCCCGCTGACTGGAAGAGACGGCAGCCTGAGCAGCAATCCGTACTCTG GTGACTTAACGAAATTTGGTCGAGGTGAtgcctcttcccctgctcctgcaACAACCTTGGCGCAGCCTCAGCAGAGCCAAACACAGACTCACCACACCACGCAGCAGACGTTCCTGAACCCTGCGTTGCCTCCTGGCTACAGTTACACCAGTCTGCCGTACTACACAGGGGTACCGGGGCTCCCCAGCACCTTCCAGTACGGGCCCGCTGTGTTCCCT GTTGCTCCTACCTCTTCCAAGCAGCATGGTGTGAATGTCAGCGTCAATGCATCAGCAACCCCTTTCCAGCAGCCCAGTGGCTATGGCTCACATGGATACAGCACTG gTGTATCTGTGACATCCAGTAATACAGGAGTGCCGGACATCTCGGGCTCCGTCTACTCCAAAACGCAG CAATCCTTTGAGAAGCAGGGATTTCACACTGGAACGCCAGCAGCCTCCTTCAACCTGCCTTCGGCACTGGGCAGCGGCGGCCCCATCAACCCTGCGACGGCGGCGGCGTACCCTCCTACCCCCTTCATGCACATCTTGACCCCGCACCAGCAGCCCCATTCGCAGAtcctccaccaccacctgcAGCAGGATGGGCAG CTTCCATATTTGCAGATGATTCTGTGCTGCCAACGCCAGCAGGAGGACCAG AGCGGCTCCGGGCAGCGCAGCCAAGGCAGCTCCATCCCCCAGAAATCCCAGGCCAACAAATCCGCCTACAACAGCTACAGCTGGGGCACCAACTGA
- the UBAP2L gene encoding ubiquitin-associated protein 2-like isoform X2: MMTSVGTNRARGSWEQTQTQSQTQHKQRPQATAEQIRLAQMISDHNDADFEEKVKQLIDITGKNQDECVIALHDCNGDVNRAINVLLEGNPDTHSWEMVGKKKGVSGQKESGQTEPSEESKENRERDRDFSRRRGGPPRRGRGASRGREFRGQENGLDGGKTGGSTGRGTERGRRGRGRGRGGAGRRGGRFSAQGMGTFNPADYAEPASTDENYGNSNNTAWNNTGSFEPDDGTRLDFIGGEGSNYPRKFDTAPGAWRAATEEWGTEDWNEDLSETKIFTASNVSSVPLPAENVTITAGQRIDLAVLLGKTPSSMENESTNLESSQAPSLAQPLVFSNSKQSAISQPASGNSFSHHSMVSMLGKGFGDVSEAKGSSTTGSQFLEQFKTAQALAQLAAQHTQPAGSTTASSWDMGSTTQTSALVQYDLKNPTDSSVHSPFAKRQAFTSTSTMIEVFMQEKQPVVTASTTVPAPSSSPLPSKANPVPQMSPGSSDNQSSSPQPAQQKLKQQKKKASLTSKIPALAVEMPGSADISGLNLQFGALQFGSEPVLAEYESTPTTSAAASQSQSSLYTSTASESSSTISSNQSQESGYQSGTIQTATFTSQNSAQGPLYEQRSTQTRRYPNSISSSPQKDLTQAKNGFSSVQPTPLQTTQAVEGATGPTVKSDSPSAPSIAPLNDGVSASSLLTTASQHSTALSSLSHSEELPSTTAAQLSSTLPTQQNSLSSSTSSGRTSTSTLLHTSVESEASLHSSASTFSTSSSTVSVAPPVVSVSSSLSSVSSLGLSLSSNSTVTASTRSSVATTSGKAPPNLPPGVPPLLPNPYIMAPGLLHAYPPQVYGYDDLQMLQTRFPLDYYSIPFPTPTTPLTGRDGSLSSNPYSGDLTKFGRGDASSPAPATTLAQPQQSQTQTHHTTQQTFLNPALPPGYSYTSLPYYTGVPGLPSTFQYGPAVFPVAPTSSKQHGVNVSVNASATPFQQPSGYGSHGYSTGVSVTSSNTGVPDISGSVYSKTQQSFEKQGFHTGTPAASFNLPSALGSGGPINPATAAAYPPTPFMHILTPHQQPHSQILHHHLQQDGQLPYLQMILCCQRQQEDQSGSGQRSQGSSIPQKSQANKSAYNSYSWGTN, from the exons CATTCCTGGGAAATGGTTGGGAAGAAGAAGGGTGTCTCAGGACAGAAGGAGAGCGGACAGACAGAACCcagtgaagaaagcaaagaaaaccgGGAGAGGGATCGGGATTTCAGCAGACGACGTGGAGGGCCACCGAGGCGGGGGCGTGGTGCCAGCCGTGGACGAGAGT ttCGGGGCCAGGAGAATGGACTGGATGGTGGGAAGACTGGCGGATCTACTGGAAGAGGCACGGAAAGAGGGAGACGGGGACGTGGCCGAGGCCGAG GTGGCGCTGGAAGGCGAGGGGGACGGTTTTCTGCCCAGGGCATGGG AACTTTCAACCCTGCTGATTATGCTGAGCCGGCCAGCACAGATGAGAACTACGGGAATAGCAACAACACCGCGTGGAACAACACCGGCAGCTTCGAGCCAGATGACGGCACAA gacTTGATTTCATTGGGGGTGAGGGGTCAAATTATCCCCGAAAATTTGACACTGCTCCTG GCGCGTGGAGGGCAGCGACAGAAGAATGGGGCACGGAGGACTGGAATGAAGAT ctgtcTGAGACAAAGATCTTCACCGCCTCCAACGTGTCCTCAGTGCCTCTGCCTGCCGAGAACGTGACAATCACAGCTGGACAGAG AATTGATCTGGCGGTCCTGCTAGGAAAGACGCCCTCTTCTATGGAGAATGAGTCAACGAACCTGGAGTCATCCCAGGCTCCTTCCCTGGCCCAGCCGCTGGTGTTCAGCAATTCCAAGCAGAGCGCTATCTCCCAGCCGGCCTCTGGGAACTCCTTCTCTCACCACAGCATG GTGAGCATGCTGGGGAAAGGGTTCGGAGATGTCAGCGAGGCCAAAGGCAGCAGTACCACGGGCTCGCAGTTCCTGGAGCAGTTCAAGACGGCCCAGGCTCTGGCTCAGCTGGCGGCTCAGCACACTCAGCCTGCTGGGAGCaccactgcttcttcctgggaCATGGGATCCACCACGCAGACCTCGGCTCTTGTGCAGTATG ATCTCAAGAACCCAACAGACTCTTCCGTGCACAGTCCCTTCGCCAAGCGTCAGGCCTTCACGTCAACTTCCACCATGATAGAAGTGTTCATGCAAGAGAAACAGCCTGTGGTGACTGCTTCCACCACCGTGCCGGCTCCCTCTTCCTCGCCGCTGCCCAGCAAAGCCAACCCTGTTCCCCAGATGTCCCCTGGTTCCTCAGACAACCAGTCCTCTAGCCCTcagccagcacagcagaagctgaagcagcagaagaagaaagcatcGTTAACATCAAAG ATTCCTGCGCTGGCAGTGGAAATGCCCGGCTCAGCTGATATCTCAGGGCTAAACCTGCAGTTTGGGGCGTTACAGTTTGGTTCAGAGCCTGTTCTCGCCGAGTATGAATCGACGCCCACAACGAGCGCCGCTGCCAGCCAGTCTCAGAGCAGCCTGTACACCAGCACGGCCAG TGAATCTTCATCCACAATTTCGTCCAATCAAAGCCAGGAGTCTGGTTACCAGAGCGGCACAATACAGACAGCAACGTTTACCTCCCAGAACAGCGCTCAGGGACCACTGTACGAACAGAGATCCACCCAGACAAGGCGATACCCAAATTCAATCTCCTCCTCGCCCCAGAAAGATCTGACCCAGGCCAAG aatggtttcagttctGTACAACCCACGCCATTACAAACCACGCAGGCCGTTGAAG GTGCTACAGGCCCCACAGTGAAATCCGATTCCCCTTCTGCTCCCAGTATCGCGCCTCTCAATGATGGGGTATCGGCGTCGTCCTTGCTGACGACCGCCAGCCAACACTCAacagctctgagcagcctgagccacaGCGAGGAGCTCCCCAGCACGACCGCCGCTCAGCTCAGCAG TACGTTACCGACGCAGCAGaacagcctgtcctcatccaCATCCTCTGGGAGAACGTCAACTTCAACTCTTCTG CACACAAGTGTGGAGAGTGAAGCAAGCCTCCATTCTTCTGCTAGCactttctccacctcctccagcacGGTATCGGTCGCCCCGCCGGTCGTAAGTGTTTCATCCAGCCTCAGCAGTGTCAGCAGCCTGGGCCTCAGCCTCAGCAGCAACTCCACAGTGACGGCCTCCACTCGCAGCTCCGTTGCTACAACGTCAG gAAAAGCCCCTCCCAATCTCCCTCCTGGGGTACCACCATTGTTGCCTAATCCGTACATCATGGCTCCAGGGTTGCTACATGCATATCCG CCACAAGTGTATGGATACGATGACTTGCAGATGCTTCAGACGAGGTTCCCGTTG GATTACTACAGCATCCCATTCCCTACACCTACCACCCCGCTGACTGGAAGAGACGGCAGCCTGAGCAGCAATCCGTACTCTG GTGACTTAACGAAATTTGGTCGAGGTGAtgcctcttcccctgctcctgcaACAACCTTGGCGCAGCCTCAGCAGAGCCAAACACAGACTCACCACACCACGCAGCAGACGTTCCTGAACCCTGCGTTGCCTCCTGGCTACAGTTACACCAGTCTGCCGTACTACACAGGGGTACCGGGGCTCCCCAGCACCTTCCAGTACGGGCCCGCTGTGTTCCCT GTTGCTCCTACCTCTTCCAAGCAGCATGGTGTGAATGTCAGCGTCAATGCATCAGCAACCCCTTTCCAGCAGCCCAGTGGCTATGGCTCACATGGATACAGCACTG gTGTATCTGTGACATCCAGTAATACAGGAGTGCCGGACATCTCGGGCTCCGTCTACTCCAAAACGCAG CAATCCTTTGAGAAGCAGGGATTTCACACTGGAACGCCAGCAGCCTCCTTCAACCTGCCTTCGGCACTGGGCAGCGGCGGCCCCATCAACCCTGCGACGGCGGCGGCGTACCCTCCTACCCCCTTCATGCACATCTTGACCCCGCACCAGCAGCCCCATTCGCAGAtcctccaccaccacctgcAGCAGGATGGGCAG CTTCCATATTTGCAGATGATTCTGTGCTGCCAACGCCAGCAGGAGGACCAG AGCGGCTCCGGGCAGCGCAGCCAAGGCAGCTCCATCCCCCAGAAATCCCAGGCCAACAAATCCGCCTACAACAGCTACAGCTGGGGCACCAACTGA
- the UBAP2L gene encoding ubiquitin-associated protein 2-like isoform X6 — protein MMTSVGTNRARGSWEQTQTQSQTQHKQRPQATAEQIRLAQMISDHNDADFEEKVKQLIDITGKNQDECVIALHDCNGDVNRAINVLLEGNPDTHSWEMVGKKKGVSGQKESGQTEPSEESKENRERDRDFSRRRGGPPRRGRGASRGREFRGQENGLDGGKTGGSTGRGTERGRRGRGRGRGGAGRRGGRFSAQGMGTFNPADYAEPASTDENYGNSNNTAWNNTGSFEPDDGTSAWRAATEEWGTEDWNEDLSETKIFTASNVSSVPLPAENVTITAGQRIDLAVLLGKTPSSMENESTNLESSQAPSLAQPLVFSNSKQSAISQPASGNSFSHHSMVSMLGKGFGDVSEAKGSSTTGSQFLEQFKTAQALAQLAAQHTQPAGSTTASSWDMGSTTQTSALVQYDLKNPTDSSVHSPFAKRQAFTSTSTMIEVFMQEKQPVVTASTTVPAPSSSPLPSKANPVPQMSPGSSDNQSSSPQPAQQKLKQQKKKASLTSKIPALAVEMPGSADISGLNLQFGALQFGSEPVLAEYESTPTTSAAASQSQSSLYTSTASESSSTISSNQSQESGYQSGTIQTATFTSQNSAQGPLYEQRSTQTRRYPNSISSSPQKDLTQAKNGFSSVQPTPLQTTQAVEGATGPTVKSDSPSAPSIAPLNDGVSASSLLTTASQHSTALSSLSHSEELPSTTAAQLSSTLPTQQNSLSSSTSSGRTSTSTLLHTSVESEASLHSSASTFSTSSSTVSVAPPVVSVSSSLSSVSSLGLSLSSNSTVTASTRSSVATTSGKAPPNLPPGVPPLLPNPYIMAPGLLHAYPPQVYGYDDLQMLQTRFPLDYYSIPFPTPTTPLTGRDGSLSSNPYSGDLTKFGRGDASSPAPATTLAQPQQSQTQTHHTTQQTFLNPALPPGYSYTSLPYYTGVPGLPSTFQYGPAVFPVAPTSSKQHGVNVSVNASATPFQQPSGYGSHGYSTGVSVTSSNTGVPDISGSVYSKTQQSFEKQGFHTGTPAASFNLPSALGSGGPINPATAAAYPPTPFMHILTPHQQPHSQILHHHLQQDGQLPYLQMILCCQRQQEDQSGSGQRSQGSSIPQKSQANKSAYNSYSWGTN, from the exons CATTCCTGGGAAATGGTTGGGAAGAAGAAGGGTGTCTCAGGACAGAAGGAGAGCGGACAGACAGAACCcagtgaagaaagcaaagaaaaccgGGAGAGGGATCGGGATTTCAGCAGACGACGTGGAGGGCCACCGAGGCGGGGGCGTGGTGCCAGCCGTGGACGAGAGT ttCGGGGCCAGGAGAATGGACTGGATGGTGGGAAGACTGGCGGATCTACTGGAAGAGGCACGGAAAGAGGGAGACGGGGACGTGGCCGAGGCCGAG GTGGCGCTGGAAGGCGAGGGGGACGGTTTTCTGCCCAGGGCATGGG AACTTTCAACCCTGCTGATTATGCTGAGCCGGCCAGCACAGATGAGAACTACGGGAATAGCAACAACACCGCGTGGAACAACACCGGCAGCTTCGAGCCAGATGACGGCACAA GCGCGTGGAGGGCAGCGACAGAAGAATGGGGCACGGAGGACTGGAATGAAGAT ctgtcTGAGACAAAGATCTTCACCGCCTCCAACGTGTCCTCAGTGCCTCTGCCTGCCGAGAACGTGACAATCACAGCTGGACAGAG AATTGATCTGGCGGTCCTGCTAGGAAAGACGCCCTCTTCTATGGAGAATGAGTCAACGAACCTGGAGTCATCCCAGGCTCCTTCCCTGGCCCAGCCGCTGGTGTTCAGCAATTCCAAGCAGAGCGCTATCTCCCAGCCGGCCTCTGGGAACTCCTTCTCTCACCACAGCATG GTGAGCATGCTGGGGAAAGGGTTCGGAGATGTCAGCGAGGCCAAAGGCAGCAGTACCACGGGCTCGCAGTTCCTGGAGCAGTTCAAGACGGCCCAGGCTCTGGCTCAGCTGGCGGCTCAGCACACTCAGCCTGCTGGGAGCaccactgcttcttcctgggaCATGGGATCCACCACGCAGACCTCGGCTCTTGTGCAGTATG ATCTCAAGAACCCAACAGACTCTTCCGTGCACAGTCCCTTCGCCAAGCGTCAGGCCTTCACGTCAACTTCCACCATGATAGAAGTGTTCATGCAAGAGAAACAGCCTGTGGTGACTGCTTCCACCACCGTGCCGGCTCCCTCTTCCTCGCCGCTGCCCAGCAAAGCCAACCCTGTTCCCCAGATGTCCCCTGGTTCCTCAGACAACCAGTCCTCTAGCCCTcagccagcacagcagaagctgaagcagcagaagaagaaagcatcGTTAACATCAAAG ATTCCTGCGCTGGCAGTGGAAATGCCCGGCTCAGCTGATATCTCAGGGCTAAACCTGCAGTTTGGGGCGTTACAGTTTGGTTCAGAGCCTGTTCTCGCCGAGTATGAATCGACGCCCACAACGAGCGCCGCTGCCAGCCAGTCTCAGAGCAGCCTGTACACCAGCACGGCCAG TGAATCTTCATCCACAATTTCGTCCAATCAAAGCCAGGAGTCTGGTTACCAGAGCGGCACAATACAGACAGCAACGTTTACCTCCCAGAACAGCGCTCAGGGACCACTGTACGAACAGAGATCCACCCAGACAAGGCGATACCCAAATTCAATCTCCTCCTCGCCCCAGAAAGATCTGACCCAGGCCAAG aatggtttcagttctGTACAACCCACGCCATTACAAACCACGCAGGCCGTTGAAG GTGCTACAGGCCCCACAGTGAAATCCGATTCCCCTTCTGCTCCCAGTATCGCGCCTCTCAATGATGGGGTATCGGCGTCGTCCTTGCTGACGACCGCCAGCCAACACTCAacagctctgagcagcctgagccacaGCGAGGAGCTCCCCAGCACGACCGCCGCTCAGCTCAGCAG TACGTTACCGACGCAGCAGaacagcctgtcctcatccaCATCCTCTGGGAGAACGTCAACTTCAACTCTTCTG CACACAAGTGTGGAGAGTGAAGCAAGCCTCCATTCTTCTGCTAGCactttctccacctcctccagcacGGTATCGGTCGCCCCGCCGGTCGTAAGTGTTTCATCCAGCCTCAGCAGTGTCAGCAGCCTGGGCCTCAGCCTCAGCAGCAACTCCACAGTGACGGCCTCCACTCGCAGCTCCGTTGCTACAACGTCAG gAAAAGCCCCTCCCAATCTCCCTCCTGGGGTACCACCATTGTTGCCTAATCCGTACATCATGGCTCCAGGGTTGCTACATGCATATCCG CCACAAGTGTATGGATACGATGACTTGCAGATGCTTCAGACGAGGTTCCCGTTG GATTACTACAGCATCCCATTCCCTACACCTACCACCCCGCTGACTGGAAGAGACGGCAGCCTGAGCAGCAATCCGTACTCTG GTGACTTAACGAAATTTGGTCGAGGTGAtgcctcttcccctgctcctgcaACAACCTTGGCGCAGCCTCAGCAGAGCCAAACACAGACTCACCACACCACGCAGCAGACGTTCCTGAACCCTGCGTTGCCTCCTGGCTACAGTTACACCAGTCTGCCGTACTACACAGGGGTACCGGGGCTCCCCAGCACCTTCCAGTACGGGCCCGCTGTGTTCCCT GTTGCTCCTACCTCTTCCAAGCAGCATGGTGTGAATGTCAGCGTCAATGCATCAGCAACCCCTTTCCAGCAGCCCAGTGGCTATGGCTCACATGGATACAGCACTG gTGTATCTGTGACATCCAGTAATACAGGAGTGCCGGACATCTCGGGCTCCGTCTACTCCAAAACGCAG CAATCCTTTGAGAAGCAGGGATTTCACACTGGAACGCCAGCAGCCTCCTTCAACCTGCCTTCGGCACTGGGCAGCGGCGGCCCCATCAACCCTGCGACGGCGGCGGCGTACCCTCCTACCCCCTTCATGCACATCTTGACCCCGCACCAGCAGCCCCATTCGCAGAtcctccaccaccacctgcAGCAGGATGGGCAG CTTCCATATTTGCAGATGATTCTGTGCTGCCAACGCCAGCAGGAGGACCAG AGCGGCTCCGGGCAGCGCAGCCAAGGCAGCTCCATCCCCCAGAAATCCCAGGCCAACAAATCCGCCTACAACAGCTACAGCTGGGGCACCAACTGA